In one Zobellia galactanivorans genomic region, the following are encoded:
- a CDS encoding CocE/NonD family hydrolase, protein MKFRFVLVLLVALGCLPLQAQNADSLYFRQHYDLKEYRIPMRDGAELFTAVYTPKDKSKDYPILLNRTCYNASKYSNYNYSNYPSKYLIEDGYILAFQDVRGRYMSDGEFDNMRPNIPGNNRRNKKDIDESSDTYDTIDWMIKHIKGNNGRVGMYGISYPGHYTAAGMIDAHPALKASSPQAPIADFFFDDFHHQGAYLESYTAAFAVFGYQKDSLTRDPWYMDKLMRLYEDPAADAYDFYLKLGPLKNITKNYHHDNFFWNQVVEHPNYDEFWQKRNILPHLKDIDHAVMTVGGWFDAEDLYGPLNIYKTVEATSPKAKNSIVMGPWDHGAWAREKGKAIHNHIYFGDSISSFFLKNIERKFFAHHLKDEGPDTLPEAYMFDTGTKKWETFDTWPPKEIEPVSLYFGENGKLGINKPIDEKAVFEYTSDPQKPVPYTSQTEGLTFTPRKYMSDDQRQASRRPDVLTFQTDVLQDNKVLAGEIMAKLKVAMTGTDADFIVKLIDVYPNDHENYEHNPENIVMGGYQQLVRAEVFRGRFRNSFEKPEPFVPGEPSDVHFRLQDILHTFKKGHRIMIQIHSTWFPYIDRNPQKYVDNIYKANEDDFIKSTIKVFGSSSVEVGGTQDCCPPEPFRSRNENAIKD, encoded by the coding sequence ATGAAATTCAGGTTTGTACTCGTCCTCCTTGTTGCCTTGGGTTGCTTGCCCTTGCAAGCCCAAAACGCCGATTCGCTATACTTTAGACAGCATTATGACCTAAAGGAATACCGTATACCCATGCGTGATGGCGCAGAGCTCTTTACGGCCGTGTACACCCCGAAGGACAAGTCAAAGGACTATCCCATTTTACTGAACCGCACCTGTTACAATGCGAGTAAATATTCCAACTACAACTATAGCAACTATCCTTCAAAATACTTGATCGAAGACGGCTATATCCTAGCTTTTCAGGATGTGCGCGGAAGGTATATGTCGGATGGCGAGTTCGATAATATGCGCCCGAACATTCCCGGAAACAACCGCAGGAACAAAAAGGATATCGACGAAAGCTCAGACACTTACGATACCATCGACTGGATGATAAAACACATCAAAGGGAATAATGGCCGTGTGGGCATGTACGGTATTTCATATCCGGGGCATTACACCGCTGCCGGCATGATAGATGCCCACCCCGCCCTCAAAGCATCATCGCCCCAGGCGCCTATTGCCGATTTTTTCTTTGACGATTTTCACCATCAAGGAGCCTACCTAGAAAGTTATACCGCCGCTTTTGCCGTCTTTGGCTACCAAAAGGATAGCCTAACGAGAGACCCGTGGTATATGGACAAGTTGATGCGCCTCTACGAAGACCCGGCAGCCGATGCCTATGATTTCTACTTGAAATTGGGGCCCCTGAAGAACATCACCAAAAACTACCATCATGACAATTTCTTCTGGAACCAAGTCGTGGAACACCCCAACTACGATGAATTTTGGCAAAAAAGGAACATCCTTCCCCATTTAAAGGATATTGACCATGCGGTAATGACCGTTGGCGGTTGGTTCGATGCCGAAGACCTCTATGGCCCCCTGAACATCTACAAGACCGTAGAAGCCACCAGCCCAAAGGCTAAGAACAGCATTGTAATGGGCCCTTGGGACCATGGCGCTTGGGCGCGCGAAAAAGGAAAGGCCATTCACAACCATATTTATTTTGGAGATAGCATATCTTCCTTCTTTCTTAAGAATATTGAACGAAAGTTCTTTGCCCATCACTTAAAGGATGAAGGCCCCGATACACTACCCGAAGCTTACATGTTCGACACGGGAACCAAAAAATGGGAAACCTTTGATACTTGGCCTCCCAAAGAAATAGAACCCGTAAGTCTTTATTTTGGTGAAAATGGTAAGTTGGGCATCAATAAGCCCATAGACGAAAAAGCAGTATTTGAATATACCAGCGACCCACAAAAACCTGTGCCCTATACTTCCCAAACGGAAGGACTGACCTTTACACCTAGAAAGTATATGTCAGATGATCAAAGGCAGGCTTCAAGGCGCCCCGATGTACTGACATTTCAGACCGATGTGCTTCAAGACAATAAGGTTTTGGCCGGAGAAATCATGGCGAAGCTAAAAGTGGCCATGACCGGAACCGATGCCGATTTTATCGTAAAACTTATAGACGTTTACCCCAACGACCACGAAAACTACGAGCATAACCCCGAAAACATTGTAATGGGCGGATACCAGCAGCTCGTACGTGCCGAAGTATTTAGGGGAAGGTTCAGAAATAGCTTTGAAAAACCCGAACCCTTTGTCCCGGGCGAGCCTAGCGATGTTCATTTTCGCTTACAGGACATACTGCATACGTTCAAAAAAGGACACCGTATCATGATTCAGATACACAGCACCTGGTTTCCTTATATTGACCGAAATCCGCAGAAATACGTAGATAATATTTACAAGGCGAATGAAGACGACTTTATTAAATCGACCATAAAAGTATTCGGCTCTTCTTCGGTAGAAGTTGGGGGCACGCAAGACTGTTGCCCACCGGAACCTTTCCGTTCCAGGAATGAAAATGCAATAAAAGACTAG
- the mfd gene encoding transcription-repair coupling factor, translated as MTQSSIQQLFSQSPQTRKLRDTIAQNFPANTEKNQNTVQAIVLKGLSGSALSFAFASVFQDSKRPFLLVFNDKEEAAYYLNDLEQIIGEKDVLFYPGSYRRPYQIEETDNANVLLRAEVLNRINSRKKPAIIVTYPDALFEKVVTRRELEKNTLKIKLNDTISLDFLNEVLFEYKFKRVDFVTEPGEFSVRGGIVDVFSFSNDEPYRIEFFGDEVDSIRTFDVDTQLSTNKVNKINVIPNVANKFLEEKRQNFLEYVASDTIVFAKNTDYIFDRLDDFFGKAIEAFSKLSQDIKHLEPEALFMNSDSFRKQLGAFALMTSEASTTSELIHGAVTVQFNTKPQPSFNKKFDLLIENLNTYKDQGYTNYIFCASDQQAKRFQAIFEEVNEHVHYQTIVTPIYQGFIDDDQKLVCYTDHQIFERYHKFNLKNGYAKKQAITLKELNKLEIGDYVTHIDHGIGKFGGLQKIDVEGKKQEAIKLMYGERDILYVSIHSLHKISKFNGKDGTVPKIYKLGSAAWKKLKQKTKSRVKKIAFDLIKIYAKRRLEKGFQYAPDSYLQTELEASFIYEDTPDQSKATEDLKKDMESERPMDRLICGDVGFGKTEVAIRAAFKAVDNGKQVAVLVPTTILAFQHHRTFSERLKEMPVSVDYLNRFRTAKERKETLAKLESGQVDIIIGTHQLVNKNVKFKDLGLLIVDEEQKFGVAVKDKLKSIKENVDVLTLTATPIPRTLQFSLMAARDLSVIKTAPPNRYPIESRVIRFGEEVIRDAIRYEIERGGQIFFIHNRIENIKEVAGMIQRLVPDAKVGIGHGQMDGKKLENLMLSFMNGEFDVLVSTTIIESGLDVTNANTIFINNANNFGLSDLHQMRGRVGRSNKKAFCYFITPPYESMTPEARKRIEALAQFTELGSGFNIAMKDLEIRGAGDLLGGEQSGFINEIGFETYQKILAEAIDELKENEFKDLYEEVEGHQQKVFVKETQLDSDFQLLFPDDYINNITERLTLYTDLNDIKDEENLQKFEAQLVDRFGELPTEAEDLLNSVRIKWIANSIGIEKVVMKKGKLIGYFISDQESDFYQSSIFTKVLRFVQSHPQHCKIKEKQTRNGLRLLLVFERITSVDKALKAMAPFTETVQSVS; from the coding sequence TTGACGCAGTCTTCAATTCAACAACTGTTTTCCCAGTCTCCGCAAACGCGAAAACTGCGGGACACTATTGCCCAAAATTTTCCGGCAAACACAGAAAAAAACCAAAATACCGTACAGGCCATTGTATTAAAAGGGCTTTCGGGCTCTGCCTTATCATTTGCCTTTGCCAGCGTATTTCAAGATTCAAAAAGGCCCTTCCTTCTAGTTTTTAACGATAAGGAAGAAGCCGCCTATTACCTGAACGACCTCGAACAGATCATAGGCGAAAAAGATGTACTGTTCTACCCTGGCAGTTATCGCAGGCCCTACCAAATTGAGGAGACCGACAACGCCAATGTTTTGCTGCGTGCCGAGGTACTGAACCGTATCAATTCCCGTAAAAAACCGGCTATAATCGTCACCTACCCCGATGCGCTTTTTGAAAAAGTGGTCACCCGACGTGAACTGGAAAAGAATACGCTTAAGATCAAGTTAAACGACACTATTTCGCTCGATTTTCTCAACGAGGTGCTTTTCGAATACAAGTTCAAAAGAGTGGACTTCGTTACCGAACCCGGTGAATTCTCGGTTCGCGGTGGTATCGTCGATGTCTTCTCGTTTTCTAACGACGAACCCTATCGAATAGAGTTCTTTGGCGACGAAGTAGACAGCATCCGTACCTTCGATGTCGACACCCAGCTGTCTACGAACAAAGTGAACAAGATAAACGTCATTCCCAACGTTGCCAATAAATTTTTGGAGGAGAAACGACAGAACTTTTTAGAATACGTCGCTTCCGACACCATTGTTTTCGCCAAAAACACCGATTATATTTTTGACCGTTTGGATGATTTCTTCGGAAAGGCCATCGAAGCCTTTTCAAAGTTATCGCAAGACATCAAGCATTTAGAACCCGAGGCGCTTTTTATGAATTCGGATAGTTTTAGGAAACAACTGGGTGCCTTCGCCCTCATGACCTCGGAGGCCTCTACGACTTCCGAGCTGATCCATGGGGCCGTTACGGTGCAGTTCAACACCAAACCCCAGCCTTCGTTCAATAAAAAGTTCGACCTACTGATCGAAAACCTCAACACCTATAAAGACCAAGGCTACACGAATTATATTTTCTGTGCCAGCGATCAACAGGCCAAGCGCTTTCAGGCTATTTTTGAAGAGGTCAACGAACATGTACACTACCAGACCATAGTAACCCCCATTTACCAAGGTTTCATTGATGACGACCAAAAACTGGTCTGTTATACCGACCATCAAATTTTTGAGCGCTACCATAAGTTCAATCTCAAGAACGGATACGCCAAAAAGCAGGCCATTACCCTAAAAGAGCTCAACAAGCTTGAAATCGGCGATTATGTAACCCATATCGACCATGGTATCGGCAAATTTGGAGGACTTCAAAAAATAGATGTAGAAGGCAAAAAACAAGAAGCCATCAAGTTAATGTACGGTGAACGCGACATTCTCTATGTCAGCATTCATTCCCTCCACAAAATATCAAAATTCAACGGGAAGGATGGAACGGTTCCCAAAATATACAAATTGGGATCTGCCGCTTGGAAAAAACTCAAACAAAAAACCAAGAGCAGGGTCAAGAAAATTGCTTTCGACCTTATTAAGATCTATGCCAAACGACGTTTGGAAAAAGGATTTCAGTACGCCCCCGACAGCTACTTGCAAACCGAACTTGAAGCTTCCTTTATTTATGAGGACACCCCAGACCAGAGCAAGGCTACCGAAGACCTCAAAAAAGACATGGAAAGCGAACGCCCCATGGACCGCCTTATCTGTGGCGACGTAGGTTTCGGAAAAACCGAAGTGGCCATACGCGCCGCTTTCAAGGCCGTAGACAACGGAAAACAGGTTGCCGTGCTCGTACCTACCACCATCCTTGCCTTTCAGCATCACCGCACATTTAGCGAGCGCCTAAAAGAAATGCCGGTATCCGTAGATTACCTAAACCGTTTTAGAACCGCAAAGGAACGTAAGGAGACTTTGGCCAAACTTGAATCGGGGCAGGTAGATATTATCATCGGCACCCACCAATTGGTAAACAAAAACGTAAAATTCAAAGACTTGGGACTGCTCATTGTCGATGAAGAACAAAAATTCGGGGTTGCAGTAAAAGACAAACTGAAATCCATCAAGGAAAATGTTGACGTCCTTACCTTGACGGCGACGCCTATACCCAGAACCCTGCAGTTCAGCTTAATGGCGGCACGCGACCTTTCGGTCATAAAAACGGCCCCGCCCAACCGCTACCCTATTGAAAGTAGGGTCATTCGTTTTGGCGAGGAAGTCATACGCGATGCCATCAGATACGAAATAGAACGCGGCGGGCAGATTTTCTTCATCCATAACCGTATCGAAAACATAAAAGAAGTCGCTGGTATGATCCAACGGCTTGTCCCCGATGCCAAAGTAGGTATCGGCCATGGCCAAATGGACGGCAAGAAATTGGAAAACCTCATGCTTTCTTTTATGAACGGTGAATTTGACGTACTCGTTTCAACCACGATTATCGAAAGTGGTCTTGACGTCACCAATGCGAACACTATTTTTATCAACAACGCCAATAATTTCGGATTGAGCGACCTGCACCAAATGCGCGGCCGGGTCGGGCGTAGTAACAAAAAGGCCTTTTGCTATTTTATAACCCCTCCCTATGAATCAATGACCCCCGAAGCCAGAAAACGGATTGAGGCCTTGGCCCAGTTTACCGAATTGGGCAGCGGTTTTAATATCGCCATGAAAGACCTTGAAATTAGAGGGGCAGGAGATTTGCTTGGTGGTGAACAAAGTGGATTTATCAATGAAATCGGTTTTGAAACCTATCAAAAAATATTGGCCGAAGCCATTGACGAACTAAAAGAGAACGAGTTCAAGGACCTTTATGAAGAAGTGGAAGGCCACCAGCAAAAAGTATTTGTAAAGGAAACACAGCTCGATTCGGACTTTCAACTGCTCTTTCCCGATGACTACATCAACAACATTACGGAGCGACTTACATTGTACACCGACCTGAACGATATTAAGGACGAGGAAAACCTTCAAAAGTTCGAAGCCCAACTGGTCGACCGTTTCGGGGAGCTTCCGACCGAAGCCGAAGATTTACTCAATTCGGTACGTATCAAATGGATAGCGAACAGTATCGGTATTGAAAAAGTGGTCATGAAAAAAGGAAAACTCATCGGTTACTTTATCTCGGACCAAGAGTCGGACTTTTATCAAAGTTCCATTTTCACCAAGGTCCTACGATTTGTACAAAGCCATCCACAGCATTGTAAGATCAAGGAAAAACAGACCCGAAACGGCCTTCGCCTGTTATTGGTGTTCGAGCGGATTACCTCGGTCGACAAAGCACTAAAGGCCATGGCGCCATTTACGGAAACAGTACAATCGGTTTCATAA
- a CDS encoding acetylxylan esterase translates to MKLKIYLSIAATLLLCFNLSAQPRKELVNVIVTPDRTDWTYDLGERAEFSITVLRNNVPLENISINYTVETDPGYRSVKIWDQGNLTLKNGTVKVKSPKFNTPGFLRCTARVTVDGKEYSSYATAGFSPEKIKATTSLPSDFEAFWNKGKEELAAIPMDAVMTLMPERCTDKVNVYHVQLNNIKGKIYGILCTPKKEGKYPAILHVPGAGIRPYYGDVDEAAQGFVSFTIGIHGIPVNLDQQIYDDLRSGALAGYNTMNLDDKENMYYRRVYLGCIRAVDFLESVSNFNGEDIAVTGGSQGGALSIVTAALDDRIDYLAAFYPALSDLTGFLQGRAGGWPQIFLDDFTNTPEKIEVSKYYDVANFSRFVKAEGWYSWGYNDNVCPPASTYAAYNLIPAKKELHVFQETQHWTFPEQHELKNKWLFSKLGE, encoded by the coding sequence ATGAAACTTAAAATCTACCTTAGCATAGCGGCTACGCTACTTCTGTGCTTTAATTTAAGTGCCCAACCCCGAAAAGAACTTGTCAATGTAATTGTAACGCCCGACCGTACCGATTGGACTTACGACCTTGGCGAACGCGCCGAATTCTCGATTACAGTTTTAAGAAACAACGTGCCCCTAGAGAACATCTCCATCAATTACACCGTCGAAACCGACCCGGGTTACCGCTCCGTAAAAATATGGGACCAAGGAAACCTGACCTTGAAAAATGGAACGGTAAAAGTGAAGTCGCCTAAATTCAATACTCCGGGTTTTCTTCGTTGCACGGCTAGGGTAACGGTAGACGGAAAAGAATACAGTTCATATGCCACGGCCGGCTTTTCCCCCGAGAAAATAAAAGCTACGACCTCCTTGCCTTCAGACTTTGAAGCCTTTTGGAACAAGGGGAAAGAAGAACTTGCCGCCATACCCATGGACGCGGTTATGACCCTAATGCCCGAGCGATGTACCGATAAGGTCAATGTTTACCACGTGCAACTGAACAATATAAAAGGGAAGATCTACGGCATTCTTTGCACCCCTAAAAAAGAAGGGAAATACCCCGCCATTTTACACGTGCCCGGAGCTGGCATCCGCCCGTATTACGGTGATGTTGATGAAGCGGCACAAGGCTTTGTCTCCTTTACCATAGGCATTCACGGCATACCCGTAAACCTCGACCAACAAATCTATGACGACCTAAGATCGGGAGCCTTGGCCGGTTATAACACCATGAATTTAGACGACAAGGAAAACATGTACTACCGAAGGGTATACCTCGGGTGTATTCGGGCGGTAGATTTTCTGGAGAGCGTTTCGAACTTTAACGGCGAGGATATTGCGGTTACCGGAGGAAGTCAAGGTGGCGCCCTGTCTATAGTGACCGCTGCCCTTGATGACCGTATCGATTATTTGGCGGCCTTCTATCCTGCCTTGAGCGACCTCACCGGATTTCTGCAGGGCCGTGCCGGCGGATGGCCACAGATATTTCTTGACGATTTCACCAATACACCTGAAAAGATCGAGGTTTCAAAATACTATGACGTGGCCAACTTTTCACGCTTCGTAAAAGCGGAAGGTTGGTATAGCTGGGGCTATAACGACAATGTCTGTCCCCCCGCTTCCACCTATGCGGCATACAATCTTATTCCTGCCAAAAAAGAGCTCCATGTGTTTCAGGAAACCCAACATTGGACGTTTCCCGAGCAGCATGAACTTAAAAATAAATGGCTTTTTTCAAAATTGGGAGAATAG
- a CDS encoding dihydrolipoyl dehydrogenase family protein — MKVKKYDVFVIGSGAAGRTVAKACVKGGLTVGMADKREYGGTCANRGCDPKKVLLGATEVIELSANLMGKGIKAVPGISWKKLMQYKGQFTLAVPRTTEEDLKTLGISLYHQSPKFLDEQTLSVEGKTVRADKIIIATGYEPRNLHFKGSKHLKSSDDFLSQKKLPKKITFIGAGYVGMEFAHIAARAGAKVTVIDSGKRPLKAFDADLVEGLRSYSKELGIDFVFNAKITKVEKARKKVKVFYRKKGKLESLASNVVFNTAGRVPAISTLQLEKGKVAFNENGIETNDYLQSISNTGVYACGDVSDKGLPLTPLSGIEGKVVAINVLEGNKEKMQVPVTPSVVYTLPNLASVGYSEEEATSRYKNVEVKFESVPSWFNARRVNAPVYAYKIILNQRTRKIVGAHLLGPNAGETINLFAMAIGQGMTAEQIKQTVFTYPSWSNDIKSMV, encoded by the coding sequence ATGAAGGTAAAAAAGTATGATGTTTTTGTAATCGGAAGTGGGGCGGCGGGACGAACCGTTGCCAAAGCTTGTGTGAAAGGTGGACTCACGGTGGGAATGGCCGATAAACGCGAGTATGGGGGTACCTGTGCCAATAGGGGGTGCGATCCGAAAAAAGTGCTTCTTGGAGCGACCGAAGTAATAGAGTTGAGTGCCAATCTTATGGGGAAGGGGATCAAAGCGGTTCCAGGGATCAGTTGGAAAAAATTGATGCAATACAAGGGTCAATTTACCCTTGCTGTTCCAAGAACCACCGAAGAAGATTTAAAAACGCTCGGTATTAGCTTATACCATCAATCCCCTAAATTTTTAGATGAGCAGACCCTCTCTGTGGAAGGAAAGACCGTAAGGGCCGATAAAATTATAATCGCTACGGGATACGAACCCCGAAACCTGCATTTCAAGGGGAGCAAACATTTGAAAAGCAGTGACGATTTTTTAAGCCAAAAGAAGCTCCCGAAAAAAATCACGTTTATTGGTGCTGGTTATGTCGGAATGGAATTTGCCCATATCGCGGCAAGGGCAGGGGCCAAAGTGACGGTAATAGATTCGGGGAAAAGGCCGCTTAAAGCTTTCGATGCCGATTTGGTAGAAGGGTTAAGGTCGTATTCAAAGGAACTCGGCATCGATTTTGTATTTAATGCCAAAATCACCAAGGTCGAAAAGGCTAGAAAGAAGGTAAAGGTTTTTTATAGGAAAAAGGGAAAGCTGGAGTCGCTAGCAAGCAATGTAGTATTCAATACTGCGGGGCGTGTGCCCGCAATCTCGACATTGCAACTTGAAAAAGGAAAAGTGGCCTTCAATGAAAACGGAATTGAGACAAATGACTATCTGCAAAGCATTAGTAATACGGGTGTCTATGCCTGTGGCGATGTTTCCGATAAGGGATTGCCGCTCACCCCGCTTTCAGGGATAGAGGGCAAGGTGGTAGCTATAAATGTTTTAGAAGGAAACAAGGAAAAAATGCAAGTGCCGGTTACCCCATCAGTGGTATACACCTTGCCGAACCTAGCTTCGGTAGGGTACTCGGAGGAGGAAGCTACAAGTCGGTACAAGAATGTGGAAGTCAAATTTGAATCGGTACCTTCTTGGTTCAATGCCCGAAGGGTGAATGCCCCGGTGTATGCCTATAAGATCATCTTGAACCAGCGTACCCGGAAAATTGTGGGAGCCCACCTATTAGGGCCCAATGCCGGTGAGACCATAAATTTATTTGCCATGGCTATAGGCCAAGGTATGACTGCCGAGCAAATTAAACAGACGGTTTTTACCTACCCATCGTGGTCGAACGATATTAAATCCATGGTGTAG
- the pdeM gene encoding ligase-associated DNA damage response endonuclease PdeM, which translates to MAHPLVIQDHHFTMHPSGVLFWKEKSMLLISDVHLGKISHFRKFGAAVPQAAVQTNFKKMDKAIDLFQPQVIVFMGDLFHSALNKEWKLFENWIATISSEVILVAGNHDIISPLKYEALGIQVVSEICLDGFLLTHHPEEREACFNFCGHIHPAVRLQGMGRQSIRLACFFKSAHQMILPAFGTFTGTHVLEPQADHEIYALTEEEIFQVQFKASRQRKRP; encoded by the coding sequence ATGGCCCATCCCCTCGTTATACAAGATCACCATTTCACCATGCATCCGTCCGGAGTTCTTTTCTGGAAGGAAAAATCAATGCTGCTCATTAGCGACGTGCATCTCGGGAAGATTTCGCATTTCAGGAAATTTGGGGCGGCCGTACCCCAAGCGGCAGTACAAACCAATTTTAAAAAAATGGACAAGGCCATCGACTTGTTTCAACCCCAGGTGATTGTCTTTATGGGCGACCTCTTTCATTCTGCCTTGAACAAGGAATGGAAGTTGTTCGAAAACTGGATTGCCACTATCTCATCCGAAGTCATTTTAGTAGCCGGCAACCACGATATCATTTCCCCCCTGAAATATGAAGCACTGGGAATACAGGTCGTTTCAGAAATATGCTTAGACGGTTTTTTACTGACCCACCACCCTGAAGAGCGGGAGGCTTGCTTCAATTTTTGCGGACACATACATCCTGCGGTTCGCCTACAAGGCATGGGGCGACAATCGATACGCTTAGCCTGTTTTTTTAAATCTGCCCACCAGATGATCTTACCCGCTTTCGGGACCTTTACCGGCACCCACGTACTCGAACCTCAGGCAGACCACGAAATTTACGCCCTGACCGAAGAAGAGATCTTTCAAGTACAGTTTAAAGCATCACGACAACGAAAACGCCCTTAA
- a CDS encoding tryptophan-rich sensory protein, protein MKKKLAILNLFSVLFVIGVNYISQMYRLNNTTIGEISSRYDNLFTPAPYAFAIWGVIFLSLLGYAIFQVRRAFFSKKESLFITQTEYWFYITNMLNAAWVLAFVFDYTGLSVLIMLGILFSLIKIILNTNMERWDAPVEVIAFVWWPICLYSGWIAVATIANISAYLTKLGWEGAPLSEVTWTIILIGIATAINLAITWKRNMREFALVAVWAFIAIFVRHKDSYELIAYSALVAAILLFASSMVHAIQNRKTSPAQKLKERLRNP, encoded by the coding sequence ATGAAAAAGAAACTGGCCATACTCAACCTGTTTTCGGTACTGTTCGTAATCGGCGTCAACTACATTTCACAAATGTACAGGCTAAACAACACTACCATTGGCGAAATTAGTAGCAGATACGACAACCTCTTCACTCCTGCCCCCTACGCTTTTGCCATTTGGGGCGTTATCTTCTTAAGTCTTTTGGGCTACGCTATTTTTCAGGTGCGAAGGGCCTTTTTCAGCAAAAAAGAAAGTCTCTTTATCACACAGACCGAATATTGGTTCTATATCACCAACATGCTTAATGCCGCATGGGTATTGGCCTTTGTATTCGATTATACCGGACTTTCCGTTTTAATTATGCTCGGTATTCTTTTTTCGCTCATCAAAATCATTTTAAATACGAACATGGAACGATGGGATGCTCCCGTTGAAGTCATTGCCTTTGTCTGGTGGCCCATTTGCCTGTACAGCGGATGGATTGCCGTGGCGACCATTGCCAACATTTCGGCCTACCTCACCAAATTAGGATGGGAAGGCGCTCCGCTTTCCGAGGTAACATGGACCATCATTCTTATTGGAATTGCCACGGCCATAAATCTCGCCATAACCTGGAAACGGAACATGCGCGAATTCGCCCTGGTTGCCGTGTGGGCCTTTATCGCCATTTTCGTTCGGCACAAAGACAGTTATGAACTAATTGCCTATTCCGCCCTGGTTGCCGCCATTCTCCTATTCGCTTCTTCAATGGTACATGCTATTCAAAATCGAAAAACAAGTCCCGCCCAAAAATTAAAGGAGCGGTTACGGAACCCTTGA